One window of the Synechococcus sp. CC9311 genome contains the following:
- the ilvA gene encoding threonine ammonia-lyase, biosynthetic yields the protein MDHYLPRILRARVYDVARETPLELANNLSRRLNNSVLLKREDLQPVFSFKLRGAYNRMAQLSEAELKLGVIASSAGNHAQGVALSASHLGCRAVIVMPVTTPGVKVDAVRQLGAEVVLHGETYDEAYAEARSRSEAEQLCFIHPFDDPEVIAGQGTVGMEILRQCHQPPDAIYVAVGGGGLIGGIAVYVKSLWPDVQIIGVEPHDAAAMTLSLEAGERIRLPQVGLFADGVAVREVGEHTFELAQKYVDDIVTVSTDEICAAIKDVFEDTRSILEPAGALAIAGLKADVSRRSLQNQNLVAVACGANINFARLRFVAERAELGEEREAMLAVEIPERPGSLRSLCELLADRSLTEFSYRMGAGDQAHIFMGVQVSGPDDRATLIGHLKTHGYACLDLSDDELSKVHLRHMVGGRLPESSIASNVQELLYRFEFPERPGALMRFVTALHRDWSISIFHYRNHGADVGRIVVGVLVSTDDLKEWQSFLRELGYSSWEETSNPAYQLFLGG from the coding sequence ATGGATCATTATTTGCCGAGGATCCTGCGCGCCCGTGTCTATGACGTGGCCCGGGAAACCCCTTTAGAACTGGCCAACAATTTGAGCCGAAGGCTGAACAACAGCGTTTTGTTGAAACGGGAAGATCTTCAACCCGTTTTTTCTTTCAAACTGCGTGGTGCCTACAACCGCATGGCTCAACTCTCAGAGGCTGAGCTGAAACTCGGGGTCATCGCATCTAGTGCTGGAAATCATGCCCAAGGTGTGGCCCTCAGCGCCTCCCATCTCGGCTGTAGAGCTGTGATCGTGATGCCAGTCACAACCCCTGGCGTGAAAGTTGACGCTGTGCGCCAGCTTGGAGCAGAGGTGGTGCTTCATGGTGAGACCTACGACGAGGCCTACGCCGAAGCAAGGTCACGCAGCGAAGCGGAGCAACTTTGCTTTATCCATCCATTTGACGATCCTGAAGTGATCGCTGGACAGGGCACAGTGGGCATGGAAATCCTGCGCCAGTGCCATCAGCCACCCGACGCGATTTACGTGGCCGTTGGCGGTGGTGGTTTGATCGGCGGAATCGCCGTTTACGTGAAGAGTCTCTGGCCTGACGTTCAAATCATTGGCGTTGAACCCCACGATGCTGCCGCGATGACCTTGTCCTTAGAGGCAGGTGAGCGCATCCGTTTGCCGCAGGTTGGGCTGTTTGCGGACGGAGTGGCTGTGCGTGAGGTAGGTGAGCACACTTTTGAACTAGCCCAAAAGTATGTCGATGACATCGTGACCGTTAGTACCGATGAAATCTGTGCAGCCATAAAAGATGTTTTTGAAGACACCCGTTCGATTCTTGAACCGGCAGGTGCCCTTGCGATTGCAGGCCTCAAAGCTGATGTGAGCCGAAGGTCGCTCCAGAATCAAAATCTTGTAGCTGTGGCCTGTGGCGCCAACATCAATTTCGCGCGTCTGCGCTTCGTTGCTGAACGTGCCGAGCTGGGTGAAGAACGCGAAGCGATGCTCGCTGTAGAGATTCCAGAACGTCCGGGGAGTCTTCGCTCCCTCTGTGAATTACTTGCAGACCGCAGCCTTACTGAATTTTCTTATCGAATGGGGGCTGGTGATCAGGCTCACATCTTTATGGGTGTTCAGGTGAGCGGGCCCGACGACAGAGCAACATTGATTGGCCATCTCAAGACGCATGGATATGCGTGTCTTGATCTGAGTGACGATGAACTTTCCAAGGTGCATCTCCGGCACATGGTTGGTGGTCGGCTACCTGAGAGTTCGATCGCTAGCAATGTTCAGGAGCTTCTGTATCGGTTCGAATTTCCAGAGCGTCCAGGTGCCTTAATGCGCTTCGTCACGGCCTTGCATCGCGACTGGAGCATCAGCATTTTCCACTACAGAAATCATGGCGCCGATGTGGGTCGGATTGTGGTGGGTGTTCTTGTAAGTACGGATGATCTAAAAGAATGGCA